The genomic stretch TGCAAAACTTCCAGTCCTTGCACGTGGTAGTGATTGGCCTGGACGCGGCTGGCAAAACCTCTCTGCTCTACAGATTGAAGCTCAAGGAGTTTGTCAAGACCATTCCGACCAAGGGCTTTAACACGGAGAAGATCAAGGTAGCAGTGGGCAGCTCGCGGGCCATCACCTTCCAGGTGTGGGATGTAGGGGGCCAGGAGAAGCTGCGGCCCCTGTGGAAGTCGTACACGAGGCGGACCGATGGCATGGTGTTCGTGGTGGACTCCACCGAAACCGAACGTATGGAGGAGGCCAAGGTGGAGCTTCACAAGATCACCCGTACCTCGGAGAACCAGGGGGTGCCCGTCCTGGTGCTGGCCAACAAGCAGGACCTGGCCACGGCTCTGTCTGTGAGCGAGGTGGAGAAGGTCCTGGCCGTCCATGAACTGAATGCCTCCACCTTGCACCACGTACAGAGCTGCAGCGCCGTGGATGGACAAGGCCTACAACCAGGCCTAGAGAAACTCTACGAGATGATCCTGAAGAGGAAGAAGATGGTGAAACACAACAAACATAGAAAGAGATGAGCCTGGGATTGTCCTGATTTAAAGGGCCAATTGTGACTCTTTGAGCGGCGGTCCTGTCCCTTTAAATAAAAGGGAAGGTTTTTTTTGCCAACAAAGGACCAATTCCAGATGGCACAGGGGTCAGGAGAAATTGATTTGGCCTTTATGTGACATGCAGTATTGATACACCGTCTTTCATACCTTGTATTAGCCATACAGCTGCCCTTTGTATGCAATGAATATGTGATAGCCACGAGAGGCTGTAGCTGCCTATGACATATTTTGTCCCACAAAGTTGGTCTCACTTGTTTTACCCTACAACACAGTAGAAATGTGATACCGAACTTTGAACTCTGAACTCCTGTTGGATATGAACAAAGACACACATTTTATATAATATGAAGCTAAATCGTATTGATATCAAATGGAATACCATGGCGATTACAGTAttattttggtcacttttgaaagAACAATTCCAAGTGCATTCCCCTTATGCCACAGAGTTTCAGTTGGATTCGCAGACTGTTTTTACAAGTTGTACAATTTTTGTAACATTGAAGAATGAATAAATCAACCCACTGTATTAAATATGTTGCTTTCTTTTGAGACAATATCAAAGTGTAAAGTTAACACATTGTGCATTTTAAAGGGGTCTTAGACATAGAAAGAGTTTAAAGAAgatgttttttaaaaattattatttGGCTTTCTTTTGCCATCCTTTAACAGCATAAAGTATCCTCATTTGATCCCTCAGCAGGACATGAAAATTGTAGTATATTCAaggttttaaaaaggcttctaaagtttgcactttccactttaaaatgtaagACTTCATTTATCCTAACAAAATAATTGACCGACCCACacaaaatgtccatgaattaaaATCCACATACTAATTCACATGTCCTGTTACtccaggattattttcctgttgtggTCAAACTGTTCAAATGAAGACAGCAGATCTGTAAACCCTAGACATTTGAATGGGTGTTGTACGCTGCGGCAAAGATACCCTTTCAGCCATGAATCTAATTTGATTTATGCACAAAGCAGAGAGCTACAGTGTATGATGGATAGGTTATTCAAAACGCAAATCCTGCCCTGAACTTGACTAGC from Oncorhynchus keta strain PuntledgeMale-10-30-2019 chromosome 24, Oket_V2, whole genome shotgun sequence encodes the following:
- the LOC118357559 gene encoding ADP-ribosylation factor-like protein 4D, which encodes MGNQLTEIAPNTPFLQNFQSLHVVVIGLDAAGKTSLLYRLKLKEFVKTIPTKGFNTEKIKVAVGSSRAITFQVWDVGGQEKLRPLWKSYTRRTDGMVFVVDSTETERMEEAKVELHKITRTSENQGVPVLVLANKQDLATALSVSEVEKVLAVHELNASTLHHVQSCSAVDGQGLQPGLEKLYEMILKRKKMVKHNKHRKR